A genomic region of Anas acuta chromosome 1, bAnaAcu1.1, whole genome shotgun sequence contains the following coding sequences:
- the C1H11orf87 gene encoding uncharacterized protein C11orf87 homolog — MSARLSKELRLSLPPCLLNRTSATLNASSTCIAQVGQLFQSFSSTLVLIVLVTLIFCLILLSLTTFHVHKRKMKKRKMQKAQEEYERDHCTRSSSSGSRQHPGTGARGEAPQGRDSRLGRPPQDSEIQRPSPSAAPSSQQPRASLDTAGAGLLQTVILS; from the coding sequence ATGAGTGCCAGGCTCTCCAAGGAGTTGAGGCTGTCCCTGCCGCCCTGCCTCCTGAACAGGACGTCTGCCACCTTGAACGCCAGCAGCACCTGCATCGCGCAAGTGGGTCAGCTCTTCCAGTCCTTCTCGTCCACCCTGGTTTTAATCGTCCTGGTCACCCTCATCTTCTGCCTGatcctcctctccctcaccACCTTCCACGTCCacaagaggaagatgaagaagcGGAAGATGCAAAAGGCTCAGGAGGAGTACGAAAGGGACCACTGCACCCGCAGCAGCAGTAGCGGCAGCCGGCAGCACCCCGGGACAGGGGCGCGGGGAGAGGCACCCCAAGGAAGAGACAGCCGCCTGGGAAGACCCCCCCAGGACTCGGAGATCCAGCGCCCCTCTCCCtcggcagcccccagctcccagcagccacGGGCTTCTTTGGACACAGCTGGCGCGGGGCTCTTGCAGACGGTGATTTTGTCATGA